From the Conexivisphaerales archaeon genome, the window GACGGAATAGAATCGTACCTCCTTCAAGCTCTGCTGACAGGTGCAAGTGGCACTGTAGCAGCTTTGGGTAATGTATTTCCCAGATTGCTTGTCGAGTTGTATTCAAAATTTACGAACAAGGATATTGACGGAGCTGTGCAGCTGCAGAAGAAGGTGACTCTGGTAAAGAATCTCACTGACCTTTACGGCATACCCTCTCTGTATGAGATACTTAGAGAAAGGGGACTAGAGTATGGATATCCGAGAAAGCCATTTCTGAGAGTGAACGAAGAAAGAAGAAAAGAGATGATTCAGAGGCTGAAGAAGGGTAAACTTCTGTGAACTTCTACTCATGAATCAAGGCTGCTTTGCTCCACATTTTGGGCAGAAAGTAGAGGATTGAGGTATCTGAGCGCCGCAGTTCGGGCAGAACTTTGTCGCAATAGGTTGCTGAACTGGTACGGCAGATGTCTGAGTCTGAGGTGTTTCCTGTATCGAAAAGTAAGCAATTGCCTGAAAGATGTAGGCTATGAACAATATCACAAACCCGACAAGGATTATCGTCAGTGCAGCTCCCCAGAACCATAGAGTACCAGTTGTCTTGAAAGCGTTGATATTCAGCCTAGTTCCCACACTAGTATAGGCCTTTCTGACATAGAGAGCTGATATT encodes:
- a CDS encoding DUF996 domain-containing protein, with amino-acid sequence MTRLGDARIIGGIGSILLFFPGVSLVGLILVFIAVKYISDEVQDKSIFDNMLIALIAGIIGLAATAFIVFTGAAFSVFTVGISAILGIIVALVIVWIFLIISALYVRKAYTSVGTRLNINAFKTTGTLWFWGAALTIILVGFVILFIAYIFQAIAYFSIQETPQTQTSAVPVQQPIATKFCPNCGAQIPQSSTFCPKCGAKQP